In the Drosophila gunungcola strain Sukarami unplaced genomic scaffold, Dgunungcola_SK_2 000001F, whole genome shotgun sequence genome, one interval contains:
- the LOC128262494 gene encoding uncharacterized protein LOC128262494 isoform X1, which produces MTLLGPSAPGMAFMMKKKKYKFNVEVQLQDLVEVALVNEVLFAKIRLLDGGSFQEYSSREEVRNHRVEWNRSFEFPCKMSANASTGVLDPCHLRISIRKEMKGGRSYYKLGFIDLNLAEFAGAGLTSRRFLLEGYDSRHRLDNSMLRVSIKMHMLSGDILFKAPTPNLKSKQSKPSMDDLTNAATGVGLQTPTANALPSMGSGSGSGGASIPLGGSGATLGGVPTTQSLPGTRPVSTTKEEAILAEIDNQALIAAIVTDSGLSESSESAVTLTTDNLQQHAAAAASNAINPVNQALPGPGIIGSNNYGTTGVVIGFSGGGNATLMEMGHSRNSSNTSQMSKGSGYSSFSHSQHSRQSSEGDSGHASRFRKSISLLNRLNQRAINAMKLNIHRGPKGPEQQLPAGVPVVHKSSHHVQTTHLSLSTTIEYVSEEQLFQTPNATMSTSGALAFEDFRTPMGELAGGPHFHPLGAAARAGEGATPCSTNTYRRTGSPSHATQYYDSGEASDTDEYLNEDSGDNDSGLEENFHTPRVAKIKSMENLSILEMEFHKASMELDRNSPRRLKQLAEHAQIPKMKSLNNLCFDEYAEQSVREEFQRMHEQSMEERMRFQQQHHQLRKSSTASNGSTAKLYVKHLTHQSQHHMKVGNAKFIGQDGESPQSLHYPIQKMRSMGTIPDIVSERIEADPFLTPTTERKPNFPRLIQSAEKPALGSSYVNRLLTYDVVDSPSMSFMSRTPFQRAYRRNIQPGNASSTPLGNQESFVARPHSTNAAYELMRNPSSGSLVISETGSLDRTKSSGEKRKKGALDDGPRVSDRVEETRVNPDFLIDEILKDTKLDQLEESAETSGLQLYIARDGTASLGGHEVKSSVRAGALKQVVMQDRR; this is translated from the exons ATGACACTTCTCGGGCCTAGCGCCCCTGGCATGGCCTTTATGATGAAAAAGAAGAAGTACAAGTTCAACGTTGAAGTGCAGCTGCAGGATTTAGTCGAGGTGGCCCTGGTCAATGAGGTGTTGTTTGCCAAGATACGACTGCTCGATGGCGGATCGTTTCAGGAGTACAGTAGTCG TGAGGAAGTGCGCAACCATCGGGTGGAGTGGAACCGCAGCTTTGAGTTTCCCTGCAAGATGAGCGCAAATGCATCGACCGGCGTTCTGGATCCCTGCCACCTGCGCATCTCGATACGCAAAGAGATGAAGGGCGGTCGCAGTTACTATAAGTTGGGTTTTATCGACCTCAATCTTGCCGAGTTCGCCGGTGCCGGCCTCACCTCGCGTCGCTTCCTGCTCGAGGGCTATGACTCGCGACATCGCCTGGACAACTCCATGCTGCGTGTGAGCATCAAGATGCACATGCTCAGCGGTGATATTCTCTTCAAGGC ACCAACACCGAACCTGAAGAGCAAGCAGAGCAAGCCGTCAATGGATGATTTGACCAATGCGGCCACTGGTGTGGGCCTTCAAACTCCGACGGCCAACGCTTTGCCCAGTAtgggcagtggcagtggcagtggcggAGCCTCCATTCCCCTGGGCGGCAGTGGGGCCACCTTGGGCGGAGTTCCAACCACACAGTCGCTGCCGGGAACGCGGCCCGTCTCCACCACAAAAGAGGAGG CAATTCTTGCAGAAATCGATAACCAGGCTTTGATAGCGGCCATCGTGACGGACTCCGGCTTGTCGGAGTCCTCGGAGTCGGCCGTAACGTTGACCACGGATAATCTTCAGCAAcatgccgccgccgccgcttcCAATGCCATTAATCCGGTGAACCAGGCGCTCCCGGGACCGGGAATCATTGGCAGCAACAACTACGGAACCACTGGAGTGGTAATCGGGTTTTCTGGAGGCGGCAACGCTACCCTAATGGAAATGGGTCATTCAAGGAATTCCAGTAATACTAGTCAA ATGTCAAAAGGTTCGGGTTATAGTAGTTTTTCGCACAGTCAACATTCAAGGCAAAGTTCTGAGGGTGATTCGGGACATGCTAG CCGTTTTAGAAAATCCATTTCTCTACTTAATAGACTCAATCAGAGAGCAATTAATGCCATGAAATTGAATATACACCGCGGGCCAAAGGGTCCGGAGCAGCAGCTGCCCGCCGGTGTGCCAGTGGTGCACAAAAGCAGCCACCATGTCCAAACCACCCACCTCAGTCTAAGCACCACCATCGAGTATGTGAGCGAGGAGCAGCTCTTCCAGACTCCGAATGCCACCATGAGCACCTCTGGCGCGTTGGCCTTTGAGGATTTCCGCACCCCGATGGGCGAACTGGCCGGAGGTCCGCACTTCCATCCGCTGGGAGCGGCGGCACGGGCAGGCGAGGGTGCCACTCCCTGCTCCACCAACACCTACCGCAGGACCGGATCTCCGTCCCATGCCACACAGTATTACGACAGCGGCGAGGCCAGCGACACGGATGAGTATCTCAACGAGGACTCGGGCGACAATGACTCCGGGCTGGAGGAGAACTTCCATACGCCGCGGGTGGCCAAGATCAAGTCGATGGAGAATCTCTCTATACTGGAGATGGAGTTCCACAAGGCCTCCATGGAGCTGGACCGCAACTCGCCGCGCCGCCTCAAGCAGCTGGCCGAGCACGCCCAGATACCCAAGATGAAGTCGCTGAACAATCTCTGCTTCGACGAGTATGCAGAGCAATCGGTTCGCGAGGAGTTCCAGCGCATGCACGAGCAGTCGATGGAGGAGCGGATGCGgttccagcagcagcaccaccaactGCGAAAAAGCTCCACCGCCTCGAACGGATCGACGGCTAAGCTGTATGTGAAGCATCTGACCCACCAGAGCCAGCATCACATGAAGGTGGGCAATGCCAAGTTCATCGGTCAGGATGGTGAGAGTCCGCAGTCGTTGCACTATCCCATTCAGAAGATGCGATCGATGGGCACCATACCGGACATTGTGAGCGAACGGATCGAGGCGGACCCATTTCTCACGCCGACGACCGAGCGAAAACCGAATTTCCCGCGCCTCATCCAGTCGGCGGAGAAGCCGGCGCTGGGCAGCAGCTATGTAAATCGATTGCTCACCTACGACGTGGTCGACTCGCCGTCAATGTCGTTTATGTCGCGGACGCCCTTCCAGCGGGCCTATAGACGAAATATTCAGCCGGGCAACGCTTCTTCGACGCCACTGGGCAACCAGGAATCCTTCGTCGCCAGGCCACATTCCACGAATGCTGCCTACGAGCTAATGAG GAATCCCAGTTCCGGTTCGTTAGTTATAAGTGAAACAGGATCTCTAGATCGGACGAAAAGCAGCGGTGAGAAGCGCAAGAAAGGAGCGCTGGATGATGGGCCACGCGTTTCGGACAGAGTGGAGGAGACGCGGGTCAATCCAGACTTCTTGATTGATGAGATTTTGAAGGATACTAAGCTGGATCAGCTGGAGGAATCCGCAGAAA cCTCAGGGCTTCAGCTGTACATCGCTCGCGATGGAACCGCCTCGTTGGGCGGACACGAGGTCAAGTCAAGCGTCCGAGCGGGTGCCCTCAAACAGGTCGTGATGCAGGATAGAAGATAG
- the LOC128262494 gene encoding protein FAM102A isoform X5, giving the protein MTLLGPSAPGMAFMMKKKKYKFNVEVQLQDLVEVALVNEVLFAKIRLLDGGSFQEYSSREEVRNHRVEWNRSFEFPCKMSANASTGVLDPCHLRISIRKEMKGGRSYYKLGFIDLNLAEFAGAGLTSRRFLLEGYDSRHRLDNSMLRVSIKMHMLSGDILFKAPTPNLKSKQSKPSMDDLTNAATGVGLQTPTANALPSMGSGSGSGGASIPLGGSGATLGGVPTTQSLPGTRPVSTTKEEAILAEIDNQALIAAIVTDSGLSESSESAVTLTTDNLQQHAAAAASNAINPVNQALPGPGIIGSNNYGTTGVVIGFSGGGNATLMEMGHSRNSSNTSQMSKGSGYSSFSHSQHSRQSSEGDSGHARNPSSGSLVISETGSLDRTKSSGEKRKKGALDDGPRVSDRVEETRVNPDFLIDEILKDTKLDQLEESAETSGLQLYIARDGTASLGGHEVKSSVRAGALKQVVMQDRR; this is encoded by the exons ATGACACTTCTCGGGCCTAGCGCCCCTGGCATGGCCTTTATGATGAAAAAGAAGAAGTACAAGTTCAACGTTGAAGTGCAGCTGCAGGATTTAGTCGAGGTGGCCCTGGTCAATGAGGTGTTGTTTGCCAAGATACGACTGCTCGATGGCGGATCGTTTCAGGAGTACAGTAGTCG TGAGGAAGTGCGCAACCATCGGGTGGAGTGGAACCGCAGCTTTGAGTTTCCCTGCAAGATGAGCGCAAATGCATCGACCGGCGTTCTGGATCCCTGCCACCTGCGCATCTCGATACGCAAAGAGATGAAGGGCGGTCGCAGTTACTATAAGTTGGGTTTTATCGACCTCAATCTTGCCGAGTTCGCCGGTGCCGGCCTCACCTCGCGTCGCTTCCTGCTCGAGGGCTATGACTCGCGACATCGCCTGGACAACTCCATGCTGCGTGTGAGCATCAAGATGCACATGCTCAGCGGTGATATTCTCTTCAAGGC ACCAACACCGAACCTGAAGAGCAAGCAGAGCAAGCCGTCAATGGATGATTTGACCAATGCGGCCACTGGTGTGGGCCTTCAAACTCCGACGGCCAACGCTTTGCCCAGTAtgggcagtggcagtggcagtggcggAGCCTCCATTCCCCTGGGCGGCAGTGGGGCCACCTTGGGCGGAGTTCCAACCACACAGTCGCTGCCGGGAACGCGGCCCGTCTCCACCACAAAAGAGGAGG CAATTCTTGCAGAAATCGATAACCAGGCTTTGATAGCGGCCATCGTGACGGACTCCGGCTTGTCGGAGTCCTCGGAGTCGGCCGTAACGTTGACCACGGATAATCTTCAGCAAcatgccgccgccgccgcttcCAATGCCATTAATCCGGTGAACCAGGCGCTCCCGGGACCGGGAATCATTGGCAGCAACAACTACGGAACCACTGGAGTGGTAATCGGGTTTTCTGGAGGCGGCAACGCTACCCTAATGGAAATGGGTCATTCAAGGAATTCCAGTAATACTAGTCAA ATGTCAAAAGGTTCGGGTTATAGTAGTTTTTCGCACAGTCAACATTCAAGGCAAAGTTCTGAGGGTGATTCGGGACATGCTAG GAATCCCAGTTCCGGTTCGTTAGTTATAAGTGAAACAGGATCTCTAGATCGGACGAAAAGCAGCGGTGAGAAGCGCAAGAAAGGAGCGCTGGATGATGGGCCACGCGTTTCGGACAGAGTGGAGGAGACGCGGGTCAATCCAGACTTCTTGATTGATGAGATTTTGAAGGATACTAAGCTGGATCAGCTGGAGGAATCCGCAGAAA cCTCAGGGCTTCAGCTGTACATCGCTCGCGATGGAACCGCCTCGTTGGGCGGACACGAGGTCAAGTCAAGCGTCCGAGCGGGTGCCCTCAAACAGGTCGTGATGCAGGATAGAAGATAG
- the LOC128262494 gene encoding autotransporter adhesin BpaC isoform X4, with amino-acid sequence MTLLGPSAPGMAFMMKKKKYKFNVEVQLQDLVEVALVNEVLFAKIRLLDGGSFQEYSSREEVRNHRVEWNRSFEFPCKMSANASTGVLDPCHLRISIRKEMKGGRSYYKLGFIDLNLAEFAGAGLTSRRFLLEGYDSRHRLDNSMLRVSIKMHMLSGDILFKAPTPNLKSKQSKPSMDDLTNAATGVGLQTPTANALPSMGSGSGSGGASIPLGGSGATLGGVPTTQSLPGTRPVSTTKEEAILAEIDNQALIAAIVTDSGLSESSESAVTLTTDNLQQHAAAAASNAINPVNQALPGPGIIGSNNYGTTGVVIGFSGGGNATLMEMGHSRNSSNTSQMSKGSGYSSFSHSQHSRQSSEGDSGHARSFSGVPRRLFDGNGSSQTSGAVASTTNRQQQQQQHQSVAGGSNCYVVGSSSSPCGTLASIHSNHSASSSNGTNSSSSGALITFQCNPGGSGPDTVDAPLTHQMQQHQQQQTTVGSPNGHGNSPRTGDALSSMAASPTDACSIRSNPSAASLLLSTSAAAAEASAMASATTMSVTGATLSPLATTQIIRRPSITMMNPSSGSLVISETGSLDRTKSSGEKRKKGALDDGPRVSDRVEETRVNPDFLIDEILKDTKLDQLEESAETSGLQLYIARDGTASLGGHEVKSSVRAGALKQVVMQDRR; translated from the exons ATGACACTTCTCGGGCCTAGCGCCCCTGGCATGGCCTTTATGATGAAAAAGAAGAAGTACAAGTTCAACGTTGAAGTGCAGCTGCAGGATTTAGTCGAGGTGGCCCTGGTCAATGAGGTGTTGTTTGCCAAGATACGACTGCTCGATGGCGGATCGTTTCAGGAGTACAGTAGTCG TGAGGAAGTGCGCAACCATCGGGTGGAGTGGAACCGCAGCTTTGAGTTTCCCTGCAAGATGAGCGCAAATGCATCGACCGGCGTTCTGGATCCCTGCCACCTGCGCATCTCGATACGCAAAGAGATGAAGGGCGGTCGCAGTTACTATAAGTTGGGTTTTATCGACCTCAATCTTGCCGAGTTCGCCGGTGCCGGCCTCACCTCGCGTCGCTTCCTGCTCGAGGGCTATGACTCGCGACATCGCCTGGACAACTCCATGCTGCGTGTGAGCATCAAGATGCACATGCTCAGCGGTGATATTCTCTTCAAGGC ACCAACACCGAACCTGAAGAGCAAGCAGAGCAAGCCGTCAATGGATGATTTGACCAATGCGGCCACTGGTGTGGGCCTTCAAACTCCGACGGCCAACGCTTTGCCCAGTAtgggcagtggcagtggcagtggcggAGCCTCCATTCCCCTGGGCGGCAGTGGGGCCACCTTGGGCGGAGTTCCAACCACACAGTCGCTGCCGGGAACGCGGCCCGTCTCCACCACAAAAGAGGAGG CAATTCTTGCAGAAATCGATAACCAGGCTTTGATAGCGGCCATCGTGACGGACTCCGGCTTGTCGGAGTCCTCGGAGTCGGCCGTAACGTTGACCACGGATAATCTTCAGCAAcatgccgccgccgccgcttcCAATGCCATTAATCCGGTGAACCAGGCGCTCCCGGGACCGGGAATCATTGGCAGCAACAACTACGGAACCACTGGAGTGGTAATCGGGTTTTCTGGAGGCGGCAACGCTACCCTAATGGAAATGGGTCATTCAAGGAATTCCAGTAATACTAGTCAA ATGTCAAAAGGTTCGGGTTATAGTAGTTTTTCGCACAGTCAACATTCAAGGCAAAGTTCTGAGGGTGATTCGGGACATGCTAG AAGCTTCAGTGGAGTTCCTCGTCGACTCTTCGACGGCAATGGCAGCAGCCAGACCAGCGGTGCTGTGGCCAGCACCACCaacaggcagcagcagcagcagcagcatcagtcGGTTGCCGGAGGATCCAATTGTTACGTGGTCGGATCCAGTTCATCGCCATGCGGAACCCTGGCCAGTATACACTCGAATCACTCGGCCTCGTCCTCGAATggcaccaacagcagcagcagcggagCACTTATTACCTTTCAATGCAATCCAGGAGGAAGTGGTCCGGACACTGTGGACGCACCACTCACCCACcaaatgcagcagcaccagcagcagcagacgaCAGTGGGATCGCCCAATGGCCATGGCAACAGTCCCCGTACTGGCGATGCACTCAGCTCGATGGCCGCCAGTCCCACGGATGCGTGCAGCATCCGCTCCAATCCATCGGCCGCCTCGCTACTCCTCTCCACGTCGGCGGCCGCCGCAGAGGCTTCTGCCATGGCCTCGGCCACCACAATGTCCGTGACGGGTGCCACACTTTCGCCGCTGGCCACCACCCAAATCATTCGCCGCCCTAGCATCACCATGAT GAATCCCAGTTCCGGTTCGTTAGTTATAAGTGAAACAGGATCTCTAGATCGGACGAAAAGCAGCGGTGAGAAGCGCAAGAAAGGAGCGCTGGATGATGGGCCACGCGTTTCGGACAGAGTGGAGGAGACGCGGGTCAATCCAGACTTCTTGATTGATGAGATTTTGAAGGATACTAAGCTGGATCAGCTGGAGGAATCCGCAGAAA cCTCAGGGCTTCAGCTGTACATCGCTCGCGATGGAACCGCCTCGTTGGGCGGACACGAGGTCAAGTCAAGCGTCCGAGCGGGTGCCCTCAAACAGGTCGTGATGCAGGATAGAAGATAG
- the LOC128262494 gene encoding uncharacterized protein LOC128262494 isoform X3 produces the protein MTLLGPSAPGMAFMMKKKKYKFNVEVQLQDLVEVALVNEVLFAKIRLLDGGSFQEYSSREEVRNHRVEWNRSFEFPCKMSANASTGVLDPCHLRISIRKEMKGGRSYYKLGFIDLNLAEFAGAGLTSRRFLLEGYDSRHRLDNSMLRVSIKMHMLSGDILFKAPTPNLKSKQSKPSMDDLTNAATGVGLQTPTANALPSMGSGSGSGGASIPLGGSGATLGGVPTTQSLPGTRPVSTTKEEAILAEIDNQALIAAIVTDSGLSESSESAVTLTTDNLQQHAAAAASNAINPVNQALPGPGIIGSNNYGTTGVVIGFSGGGNATLMEMGHSRNSSNTSQMSKGSGYSSFSHSQHSRQSSEGDSGHARLNQRAINAMKLNIHRGPKGPEQQLPAGVPVVHKSSHHVQTTHLSLSTTIEYVSEEQLFQTPNATMSTSGALAFEDFRTPMGELAGGPHFHPLGAAARAGEGATPCSTNTYRRTGSPSHATQYYDSGEASDTDEYLNEDSGDNDSGLEENFHTPRVAKIKSMENLSILEMEFHKASMELDRNSPRRLKQLAEHAQIPKMKSLNNLCFDEYAEQSVREEFQRMHEQSMEERMRFQQQHHQLRKSSTASNGSTAKLYVKHLTHQSQHHMKVGNAKFIGQDGESPQSLHYPIQKMRSMGTIPDIVSERIEADPFLTPTTERKPNFPRLIQSAEKPALGSSYVNRLLTYDVVDSPSMSFMSRTPFQRAYRRNIQPGNASSTPLGNQESFVARPHSTNAAYELMRNPSSGSLVISETGSLDRTKSSGEKRKKGALDDGPRVSDRVEETRVNPDFLIDEILKDTKLDQLEESAETSGLQLYIARDGTASLGGHEVKSSVRAGALKQVVMQDRR, from the exons ATGACACTTCTCGGGCCTAGCGCCCCTGGCATGGCCTTTATGATGAAAAAGAAGAAGTACAAGTTCAACGTTGAAGTGCAGCTGCAGGATTTAGTCGAGGTGGCCCTGGTCAATGAGGTGTTGTTTGCCAAGATACGACTGCTCGATGGCGGATCGTTTCAGGAGTACAGTAGTCG TGAGGAAGTGCGCAACCATCGGGTGGAGTGGAACCGCAGCTTTGAGTTTCCCTGCAAGATGAGCGCAAATGCATCGACCGGCGTTCTGGATCCCTGCCACCTGCGCATCTCGATACGCAAAGAGATGAAGGGCGGTCGCAGTTACTATAAGTTGGGTTTTATCGACCTCAATCTTGCCGAGTTCGCCGGTGCCGGCCTCACCTCGCGTCGCTTCCTGCTCGAGGGCTATGACTCGCGACATCGCCTGGACAACTCCATGCTGCGTGTGAGCATCAAGATGCACATGCTCAGCGGTGATATTCTCTTCAAGGC ACCAACACCGAACCTGAAGAGCAAGCAGAGCAAGCCGTCAATGGATGATTTGACCAATGCGGCCACTGGTGTGGGCCTTCAAACTCCGACGGCCAACGCTTTGCCCAGTAtgggcagtggcagtggcagtggcggAGCCTCCATTCCCCTGGGCGGCAGTGGGGCCACCTTGGGCGGAGTTCCAACCACACAGTCGCTGCCGGGAACGCGGCCCGTCTCCACCACAAAAGAGGAGG CAATTCTTGCAGAAATCGATAACCAGGCTTTGATAGCGGCCATCGTGACGGACTCCGGCTTGTCGGAGTCCTCGGAGTCGGCCGTAACGTTGACCACGGATAATCTTCAGCAAcatgccgccgccgccgcttcCAATGCCATTAATCCGGTGAACCAGGCGCTCCCGGGACCGGGAATCATTGGCAGCAACAACTACGGAACCACTGGAGTGGTAATCGGGTTTTCTGGAGGCGGCAACGCTACCCTAATGGAAATGGGTCATTCAAGGAATTCCAGTAATACTAGTCAA ATGTCAAAAGGTTCGGGTTATAGTAGTTTTTCGCACAGTCAACATTCAAGGCAAAGTTCTGAGGGTGATTCGGGACATGCTAG ACTCAATCAGAGAGCAATTAATGCCATGAAATTGAATATACACCGCGGGCCAAAGGGTCCGGAGCAGCAGCTGCCCGCCGGTGTGCCAGTGGTGCACAAAAGCAGCCACCATGTCCAAACCACCCACCTCAGTCTAAGCACCACCATCGAGTATGTGAGCGAGGAGCAGCTCTTCCAGACTCCGAATGCCACCATGAGCACCTCTGGCGCGTTGGCCTTTGAGGATTTCCGCACCCCGATGGGCGAACTGGCCGGAGGTCCGCACTTCCATCCGCTGGGAGCGGCGGCACGGGCAGGCGAGGGTGCCACTCCCTGCTCCACCAACACCTACCGCAGGACCGGATCTCCGTCCCATGCCACACAGTATTACGACAGCGGCGAGGCCAGCGACACGGATGAGTATCTCAACGAGGACTCGGGCGACAATGACTCCGGGCTGGAGGAGAACTTCCATACGCCGCGGGTGGCCAAGATCAAGTCGATGGAGAATCTCTCTATACTGGAGATGGAGTTCCACAAGGCCTCCATGGAGCTGGACCGCAACTCGCCGCGCCGCCTCAAGCAGCTGGCCGAGCACGCCCAGATACCCAAGATGAAGTCGCTGAACAATCTCTGCTTCGACGAGTATGCAGAGCAATCGGTTCGCGAGGAGTTCCAGCGCATGCACGAGCAGTCGATGGAGGAGCGGATGCGgttccagcagcagcaccaccaactGCGAAAAAGCTCCACCGCCTCGAACGGATCGACGGCTAAGCTGTATGTGAAGCATCTGACCCACCAGAGCCAGCATCACATGAAGGTGGGCAATGCCAAGTTCATCGGTCAGGATGGTGAGAGTCCGCAGTCGTTGCACTATCCCATTCAGAAGATGCGATCGATGGGCACCATACCGGACATTGTGAGCGAACGGATCGAGGCGGACCCATTTCTCACGCCGACGACCGAGCGAAAACCGAATTTCCCGCGCCTCATCCAGTCGGCGGAGAAGCCGGCGCTGGGCAGCAGCTATGTAAATCGATTGCTCACCTACGACGTGGTCGACTCGCCGTCAATGTCGTTTATGTCGCGGACGCCCTTCCAGCGGGCCTATAGACGAAATATTCAGCCGGGCAACGCTTCTTCGACGCCACTGGGCAACCAGGAATCCTTCGTCGCCAGGCCACATTCCACGAATGCTGCCTACGAGCTAATGAG GAATCCCAGTTCCGGTTCGTTAGTTATAAGTGAAACAGGATCTCTAGATCGGACGAAAAGCAGCGGTGAGAAGCGCAAGAAAGGAGCGCTGGATGATGGGCCACGCGTTTCGGACAGAGTGGAGGAGACGCGGGTCAATCCAGACTTCTTGATTGATGAGATTTTGAAGGATACTAAGCTGGATCAGCTGGAGGAATCCGCAGAAA cCTCAGGGCTTCAGCTGTACATCGCTCGCGATGGAACCGCCTCGTTGGGCGGACACGAGGTCAAGTCAAGCGTCCGAGCGGGTGCCCTCAAACAGGTCGTGATGCAGGATAGAAGATAG